In Gallus gallus isolate bGalGal1 chromosome Z, bGalGal1.mat.broiler.GRCg7b, whole genome shotgun sequence, one DNA window encodes the following:
- the LOC121108393 gene encoding uncharacterized protein LOC121108393 isoform X2, producing MFDARAHPGSGPVRLTAAPERPAPSKLLSAAADQQTSPSPRSPAPSPGRFKALSAIAEPERLGDRRSRYGREAAPAPQHPRTRRARHRAAHAAPRTQPRGARALPLGGLSVTEIGGCAAQSDGDVRAALRRASRCLRHRTYAAAIPPIGHAGAPETAETTTPSGSTLTRTASSRDVFQSMNLVHTQCFCKCWYGWEWQTK from the exons ATGTTTGATGCCCGAGCCCATCCCGGGAGCGGACCGGTTCGGCTCACAGCTGCCCCCGAGCGCCCGGCGCCATCCAAATTGCTCTCCGCCGCGGCGGACCAGCAGACGTCCCcttccccccgcagccccgcgccgtcccCCGGCCGTTTCAAAGCGCTCTCAGCAATAGCGGAACCCGAGCGGCTCGGAGATCGGCGGTCGCGGTACGGGCGTGAAGCGGCCCCGGCACCGCAGCATCCCAGGACCCGCCGGGCTCGGCACCGCGCTGCGCATGCAGCACCGCGCACACAGCCCCGCGGCGCACGCGCACTGCCGCTCGGAGGACTGAGCGTGACGGAGATCGGCGGATGCGCCGCGCAGAGCGACGGCGACGTCCGCGCAGCGCTTCGGCGCGCGTCCCGCTGCCTGcggcaccgaacgtacgcggccgccattccgccgatcggccacgcgggggcgccagagaccgcggaaacgaCGACTCCGAGCGGATCGACGTTGACCCGCACCGCCTCGTCCcgtgatgttttccaaagcatgaatcttgtccacacacagtgcttctgtaaatgttggtatgg ctgggaatggcaaaccaagtaa
- the LOC121108393 gene encoding uncharacterized protein LOC121108393 isoform X1, whose protein sequence is MFDARAHPGSGPVRLTAAPERPAPSKLLSAAADQQTSPSPRSPAPSPGRFKALSAIAEPERLGDRRSRYGREAAPAPQHPRTRRARHRAAHAAPRTQPRGARALPLGGLSVTEIGGCAAQSDGDVRAALRRASRCLRHRTYAAAIPPIGHAGAPETAETTTPSGSTLTRTASSRDVFQSMNLVHTQCFCKCWYGMASLQDVPRAHQREYEKHVESIDSSKITAQE, encoded by the exons ATGTTTGATGCCCGAGCCCATCCCGGGAGCGGACCGGTTCGGCTCACAGCTGCCCCCGAGCGCCCGGCGCCATCCAAATTGCTCTCCGCCGCGGCGGACCAGCAGACGTCCCcttccccccgcagccccgcgccgtcccCCGGCCGTTTCAAAGCGCTCTCAGCAATAGCGGAACCCGAGCGGCTCGGAGATCGGCGGTCGCGGTACGGGCGTGAAGCGGCCCCGGCACCGCAGCATCCCAGGACCCGCCGGGCTCGGCACCGCGCTGCGCATGCAGCACCGCGCACACAGCCCCGCGGCGCACGCGCACTGCCGCTCGGAGGACTGAGCGTGACGGAGATCGGCGGATGCGCCGCGCAGAGCGACGGCGACGTCCGCGCAGCGCTTCGGCGCGCGTCCCGCTGCCTGcggcaccgaacgtacgcggccgccattccgccgatcggccacgcgggggcgccagagaccgcggaaacgaCGACTCCGAGCGGATCGACGTTGACCCGCACCGCCTCGTCCcgtgatgttttccaaagcatgaatcttgtccacacacagtgcttctgtaaatgttggtatgg gatggcatcgttgcaggatgtgccccgtgcccaccagagggagtatgagaaacacgtggagagcattgacagttcaaagataactgcccaggaatga